A stretch of the Capsicum annuum cultivar UCD-10X-F1 chromosome 10, UCD10Xv1.1, whole genome shotgun sequence genome encodes the following:
- the LOC107845372 gene encoding uncharacterized protein LOC107845372: MLQIKSFLSCNFTRLSATKSHAPPSSVFFSSNYLSTLTFPPNPTIPFTPFHNSLHKSNPTRRPTNSHAPPSLVAEAVVYGDETTEAPPDEGPIELPSAIRDVFATNDDPSPLQTATSLLLTGAISVFLFRSVRRRAKRAKELKLRSTGAKKTLKEEALESLKAITPTPIDAKTPPSPAQALLGALTAGIIALLLYKFTTTIEASLNRQALSDNYSVRQITITLRTIINGICYLATFVFGINSFGLFLYSGQLALNSFMGDSASGETKNKGEAALSSKDSTPVRPVDGTEENKDDGNKTSEDTK; this comes from the exons atgttGCAAATTAAATCCTTCCTCTCATGTAATTTCACGCGCCTCTCAGCCACTAAATCACACGCGCCGCCGTCATCAGTATTTTTCTCATCCAATTACCTCTCCACTCTCACTTTCCCTCCCAACCCCACCATCCCTTTCACTCCATTTCACAATTCCCTTCACAAATCCAACCCCACGCGCCGTCCCACTAATTCACACGCGCCTCCGTCGTTGGTAGCTGAAGCTGTCGTTTACGGCGATGAAACAACCGAAGCGCCGCCGGATGAAGGACCCATTGAGCTCCCTTCTGCAATAAGGGATGTATTTGCTACTAATGATGACCCTTCACCACTTCAAACTGCTACTAGTCTTCTACTCACCGGAGCTATTTCGGTTTTCCTCTTCCGGTCAGTCCGCCGCCGTGCTAAACGTGCTAAAGAACTG AAACTAAGGTCAACGGGAGCGAAGAAAACGTTGAAGGAGGAGGCATTGGAGAGTTTGAAAGCTATTACGCCAACACCAATCGATGCCAAGACGCCACCTTCACCTGCTCAGGCATTGTTGGGAGCTTTAACAGCGGGAATTATTGCACTTCTCCTTTACAAGTTCACCACCACCATCGAAGCTTCTCTTAATCGCCAAGCGCTTTCAGATAATTACTCG GTTCGCCAGATAACAATAACGCTTAG AACTATTATTAATGGAATATGCTACCTCGCAACATTTGTCTTTGGCATCAACTCTTTCGGTTTGTTCCTTTATTCTGGTCAACTTGCCTTGAACTCTTTCATGGGAGATTCTGCTAGCGGAGAAACTAAGAATAAAGGTGAAGCAGCGTTGAGTTCAAAGGATTCAACACCAGTTCGTCCAGTAGATGGCACTGAAGAGAACAAAGATGATGGCAACAAAACTTCCGAGGATACAAAATAG